A single genomic interval of Nocardia bhagyanarayanae harbors:
- a CDS encoding LLM class flavin-dependent oxidoreductase, whose product MPDSDFFLAVELAGTGAHPASWRRRDSRAEDLFTARYWVDAITAVEKAGADAVFLPDSFGLQPGGAATAQGRLDAVAIAARAAAATHRIGLLPQAPVTHTEPFHLSKAIASLDFATLGRAGWEVTVSEGAEQAKAFGRKSPQEPAALWHEADEAVEVVTRLWDSWEDDAEIRDLPTGRFIDREKLHYIDYAGDYFSVKGPSITPRSPQGQPIVAVRADEGPSIQVAVRRADLIRIAPPDLDAAHARRAALRSALLSADRDPDAVRVLIDIDVHLAGTAERAYEELAELDRWSASGTAPRSGAPAATGSVLRHIGTGDSLTELLAAVSDSGAADGVVLRPLAVEATLRHLATAPPAPATTLRERLDLPRPPSRYATIQEGTPS is encoded by the coding sequence ATGCCGGATTCGGATTTCTTCCTCGCGGTGGAACTCGCCGGGACCGGCGCGCATCCCGCGTCGTGGCGACGCCGGGATTCGCGCGCCGAGGACCTGTTCACCGCCCGGTACTGGGTCGACGCGATCACCGCCGTCGAAAAGGCCGGTGCGGACGCGGTTTTCCTGCCCGACTCCTTCGGGTTGCAGCCGGGCGGCGCCGCGACCGCACAGGGCAGGCTCGACGCGGTCGCGATCGCGGCACGGGCCGCCGCGGCCACGCACCGCATCGGCCTGCTACCGCAGGCGCCGGTCACCCACACCGAACCGTTCCACCTGTCCAAGGCGATCGCCAGCCTCGATTTCGCCACCCTCGGCCGCGCGGGCTGGGAGGTCACCGTGTCCGAGGGCGCCGAGCAGGCGAAAGCGTTCGGCCGCAAGAGCCCACAGGAACCAGCCGCGCTGTGGCACGAGGCGGACGAGGCCGTCGAGGTGGTCACGCGGCTGTGGGATTCCTGGGAGGACGACGCGGAGATCCGCGACCTGCCGACCGGACGCTTCATCGACAGGGAGAAGCTGCACTACATCGATTACGCGGGCGACTACTTCTCGGTGAAGGGGCCGTCGATCACGCCGCGCTCGCCGCAGGGCCAGCCGATCGTCGCGGTCCGCGCCGACGAAGGGCCGAGCATCCAGGTCGCGGTGCGCCGCGCCGACCTGATCCGCATCGCCCCACCGGATCTCGACGCCGCGCATGCCAGGCGCGCCGCGCTGCGCAGCGCCCTGCTGAGCGCCGACCGTGATCCGGACGCCGTGCGCGTGCTGATCGACATCGATGTCCACCTCGCCGGCACCGCCGAACGCGCGTACGAGGAACTGGCCGAGCTGGACCGCTGGTCGGCGTCGGGCACCGCGCCGCGGTCCGGTGCGCCCGCCGCGACCGGCTCGGTGCTTCGTCACATCGGCACGGGCGACTCGCTCACCGAACTCCTTGCGGCCGTGTCCGATTCGGGCGCCGCCGACGGTGTGGTGCTGCGTCCGCTCGCGGTCGAGGCCACCCTGCGCCACCTGGCGACAGCCCCGCCCGCACCGGCCACCACCCTGCGCGAGCGGCTCGATCTGCCGCGCCCGCCGAGCCGCTACGCCACGATTCAGGAAGGGACACCGTCATGA
- a CDS encoding ABC transporter permease encodes MPSVRALRRNAGLIVSAAVALLVLGWALTPSVFASGDPLTGVPAEKFQAPSAEHWFGTDNLGRDLYTRMVHGAGLSLTATLSAVALALVAGSLLGLLAGAIGGVADAVAMRVVDVLLSIPALLLSLALVTALGFGTRNVAIAVGVSLIANFARVMRSEVLRVRRAVYVEAAHASGVRWYTVLARHVLPNSYQPVLALAAVEFGMAVLSVSALSFLGYGAKPPTPEWGSLISEGRNYLATAWWLTTVPGLVIIAVVLAAQRLGRAAGRTDQP; translated from the coding sequence ATGCCGAGCGTGCGCGCGCTCCGGCGCAACGCCGGGCTCATCGTCTCGGCGGCGGTGGCGCTGCTCGTGCTGGGGTGGGCGCTCACGCCGTCGGTGTTCGCGAGCGGTGACCCGCTCACCGGAGTGCCCGCCGAGAAGTTCCAGGCGCCCAGCGCCGAGCACTGGTTCGGCACGGACAACCTGGGGCGCGATCTGTACACGCGGATGGTGCACGGCGCGGGGCTCTCTCTCACCGCCACGCTGTCCGCCGTCGCGCTGGCACTGGTGGCCGGCTCGCTGCTCGGGCTGCTGGCGGGGGCGATCGGCGGTGTGGCCGACGCCGTCGCCATGCGCGTGGTGGACGTGCTGCTCTCCATTCCGGCGCTGCTGCTTTCGCTCGCGCTGGTCACCGCGTTGGGCTTCGGAACACGCAATGTGGCGATCGCCGTGGGTGTTTCGTTGATCGCCAACTTCGCGCGGGTGATGCGGTCGGAAGTGCTGCGGGTGCGGCGCGCGGTGTACGTCGAGGCGGCGCACGCCTCCGGGGTGCGCTGGTACACGGTGCTCGCCCGGCACGTCCTGCCCAACTCCTACCAGCCCGTGCTCGCGCTCGCCGCCGTCGAGTTCGGCATGGCGGTGCTCTCGGTCTCCGCGCTCAGCTTCCTCGGCTACGGCGCCAAGCCACCGACGCCCGAGTGGGGCTCGCTCATCTCCGAGGGCCGCAACTACCTCGCCACCGCCTGGTGGCTCACCACCGTGCCCGGGCTGGTGATCATCGCCGTCGTGCTGGCCGCCCAGCGCCTCGGCCGCGCCGCAGGAAGGACCGATCAGCCGTGA
- a CDS encoding dipeptide ABC transporter ATP-binding protein: MLRVDRLRVDYRSSSGPVTALADASLHVARGEVVALVGESGSGKSTLAHAVIGLLGATAEIRSGTVTFDGERVDTGSERALRRLRGARIGFVPQDPGLSLNPVRRVGDQVAEALLVHRRVARRGAQGRVLELLTEVGLDRPRLRAEQYPHELSGGQRQRVLIAIALACGPELIIADEPTSALDATVARRVLDRLAERTAARGTAVLLITHDLAMAAERADRLVVLDGGEVVESGPTAEILAAPRHPYTKRLLSSSPSLAPGPPRPERPRGEPLLVLREVRKRFRARSGDAITAVDGVGFELGRGETLALVGESGSGKSTTARIALRLTDADHGSVVFDGEDLLAARRGRLRALRRRFQVVYQNPYSSLDPRWRVGAIIEEPLRAYGVGDRAARRDRVRELLGQVALPERFAERRPAELSGGQRQRVAIARALALHPDLLVLDEPVSALDASVQAQILDLLDRLQSELDLSYLFISHDLAVVRRISDHVAVLRRGRIVEYGRTARIFADPRHDYTRELLAAIPAFRTAGVDFATERTA, translated from the coding sequence CTGTTGCGAGTGGATCGGCTCCGAGTCGACTACCGCTCCTCGAGCGGGCCGGTCACGGCGCTGGCCGATGCCTCGCTGCACGTCGCTCGCGGCGAGGTGGTGGCGCTGGTCGGCGAGTCCGGTTCCGGGAAGTCCACGCTGGCGCACGCCGTGATCGGATTGCTCGGAGCCACCGCGGAGATCCGCTCGGGGACCGTCACTTTCGACGGCGAGCGGGTCGACACGGGCTCGGAGCGAGCGCTGCGCAGGCTGCGCGGAGCGCGGATCGGGTTCGTACCGCAGGACCCCGGCCTCTCGCTCAATCCGGTGCGCCGGGTGGGTGATCAGGTGGCCGAGGCGCTGCTCGTGCATCGGCGTGTCGCTCGCCGCGGGGCGCAAGGGCGAGTGCTGGAGCTGCTCACCGAGGTCGGCTTGGATCGCCCGCGGCTGCGGGCGGAGCAGTATCCGCACGAGCTGTCCGGAGGGCAGCGCCAGCGGGTGCTGATCGCCATCGCCCTGGCCTGCGGTCCGGAGCTGATCATCGCCGACGAGCCGACCAGCGCGCTGGACGCCACCGTGGCCCGGCGGGTGCTCGACCGGCTCGCCGAGCGCACCGCCGCGCGCGGCACGGCGGTGCTGCTCATCACCCACGACCTGGCGATGGCCGCCGAACGCGCCGATCGGCTGGTGGTGCTCGACGGCGGCGAGGTCGTCGAATCCGGGCCGACCGCGGAGATCCTCGCCGCGCCGCGTCACCCGTACACCAAACGGCTGCTGAGCTCGTCGCCGAGTCTGGCGCCCGGCCCACCGCGACCGGAACGGCCGCGCGGGGAACCGCTGCTCGTGCTGCGCGAGGTGCGCAAGCGCTTCCGCGCCCGCTCCGGCGACGCCATCACGGCGGTCGACGGCGTCGGATTCGAGCTGGGTCGCGGCGAAACCCTCGCACTGGTGGGCGAATCCGGCTCCGGTAAGTCGACAACGGCACGGATCGCCTTGCGGCTCACCGACGCCGACCACGGCAGCGTCGTCTTCGACGGCGAGGACCTGCTCGCGGCCCGCCGCGGCAGGCTGCGGGCGCTGCGGCGCCGGTTCCAGGTGGTGTACCAGAACCCGTACTCCTCACTGGATCCGCGCTGGCGCGTCGGCGCGATCATCGAGGAACCGCTGCGCGCGTACGGGGTCGGCGACCGCGCCGCCCGCCGCGACCGGGTTCGGGAATTGCTCGGGCAGGTCGCGCTGCCGGAGCGTTTCGCCGAGCGCCGCCCCGCCGAGCTGTCCGGCGGCCAACGCCAGCGAGTGGCCATCGCCCGTGCGCTCGCACTGCACCCCGACCTGCTCGTGCTCGACGAACCGGTCTCGGCGCTGGACGCCTCGGTGCAGGCGCAGATCCTCGACCTGCTGGACCGCCTGCAGTCCGAACTCGACCTGAGCTACCTGTTCATCTCGCACGACCTGGCGGTGGTGCGGCGGATCAGCGATCACGTGGCGGTGCTGCGCCGCGGCCGCATCGTCGAATACGGCCGCACCGCACGGATCTTCGCGGATCCGCGGCACGACTACACCAGGGAATTGCTCGCCGCGATCCCCGCCTTCCGCACGGCAGGCGTGGATTTCGCAACGGAAAGGACGGCATGA
- a CDS encoding NtaA/DmoA family FMN-dependent monooxygenase (This protein belongs to a clade of FMN-dependent monooxygenases, within a broader family of flavin-dependent oxidoreductases, the luciferase-like monooxygenase (LMM) family, some of whose members use coenzyme F420 rather than FMN.), with translation MSSTKPRKSVHLAAHFPGVNNTTVWSDPASKSQIDFESFVHLARTAERGLFDFFFLAEGLRLREHLGRIHDLDVVGRPDTFTVLNALAGVTEKLGLAGTINSTYNEPFELAKQFASLDHLSGGRAAWNVVTSSDAFTGENFRRGGYLEHSDRYRRAAETVEVARALWDSWPADTLVVDRDAGVFAKDIPETRHRGRQFDIAARFVLPPSPQGHPVLLQAGDSDDGREFGAATADAIFTGHGTLEAGRTFYADMKGRLAKYGRGHDELKILPAATFVLGDTAAEAEERARHIRYQQVGPQTAIAFLEQVWGRDLSGYDPDGPLPDVDPSGDVNITRGRVRHAKDPRAVAEAWRAKAEAENLSIRELIIEVTARQQFVGTPAEVAERIDEYVQTDAADGFILVPHLTPGGLDEFVDRVVPELQERGSFRTEYAGDTLRDHLGLRHPHHRTSVHEGARAS, from the coding sequence ATGAGTTCCACCAAGCCGCGCAAGTCCGTCCATCTGGCCGCGCACTTCCCCGGGGTGAACAACACCACGGTCTGGAGCGATCCGGCGTCCAAGAGCCAGATCGACTTCGAGTCCTTCGTCCACTTGGCCCGCACGGCCGAGCGCGGCCTGTTCGACTTCTTCTTCCTCGCCGAAGGACTACGGCTGCGCGAACACCTCGGGCGCATCCACGATCTGGACGTGGTCGGCAGGCCGGACACCTTCACGGTGCTCAACGCGCTTGCCGGTGTCACCGAGAAGCTCGGGCTGGCGGGCACCATCAACTCCACCTACAACGAACCGTTCGAGCTGGCCAAACAGTTCGCCTCGCTGGATCACCTGTCCGGCGGACGCGCGGCGTGGAACGTCGTCACCTCCTCCGACGCGTTCACCGGCGAGAACTTCCGCCGCGGCGGCTATCTGGAACACTCCGACCGCTACCGCCGCGCGGCCGAGACGGTCGAGGTGGCGCGCGCGCTGTGGGACAGCTGGCCCGCCGACACGCTCGTGGTCGATCGCGACGCGGGCGTGTTCGCCAAGGACATTCCCGAAACCCGCCATCGCGGCAGGCAATTCGACATCGCCGCGCGCTTCGTGCTGCCGCCCAGCCCGCAGGGCCATCCGGTGCTCTTGCAGGCGGGCGATTCCGACGACGGCCGCGAATTCGGCGCCGCCACCGCCGACGCCATCTTCACCGGCCACGGCACCCTCGAGGCGGGGCGCACGTTCTACGCCGACATGAAGGGCCGCCTGGCCAAGTACGGCCGCGGGCACGACGAACTGAAGATCCTGCCCGCCGCCACCTTCGTGCTCGGCGACACCGCCGCCGAGGCCGAGGAGCGGGCAAGGCACATCCGCTACCAGCAGGTGGGTCCGCAGACCGCCATCGCGTTCCTCGAACAGGTCTGGGGCCGCGACCTTTCCGGCTACGACCCGGACGGACCGCTGCCCGACGTAGACCCCTCCGGCGACGTGAACATCACCAGGGGACGGGTGCGCCACGCGAAGGATCCGCGCGCGGTCGCCGAGGCGTGGCGCGCCAAGGCCGAGGCCGAGAACCTGAGCATCCGCGAGCTGATCATCGAGGTCACCGCGCGCCAGCAGTTCGTCGGCACGCCCGCCGAAGTCGCCGAGCGCATCGATGAATACGTGCAGACCGACGCGGCCGACGGCTTCATCCTCGTCCCCCATCTCACCCCCGGCGGACTCGACGAGTTCGTCGACCGCGTCGTCCCGGAACTACAAGAGCGCGGCAGCTTCCGCACCGAGTACGCCGGCGACACCTTGCGCGACCATCTCGGCCTGCGCCACCCACATCACCGCACATCCGTCCACGAAGGAGCCAGAGCGTCATGA
- a CDS encoding DUF1684 domain-containing protein, with protein MTATTATSFDSEWAAWHDAREEQLRDRLGFLSLTALHWLTDQPERLPDLPGTWWVTDGKVFITAQPADRLVFEGTGIAGVQIITPAEGAPGLEVRHEQRVLEVIRRTGRYAVRVHDPAAPSLAAFAGIPAYQPDPRWIVQGRFEAFAEPQDVVTAAVVDGLEHHHSATGTIEFTLGAVTERVVAFQAGAGLRILFTDATSGVTTYPAARSLSIAAPDADGAVLLDFNRAANLPCAFTDFATCPVAPAQNRLRVAIEAGEQDPRPGRGRA; from the coding sequence ATGACCGCAACCACCGCAACAAGTTTCGACTCCGAGTGGGCCGCTTGGCACGACGCGAGGGAGGAGCAGCTGCGCGACCGGCTCGGCTTCCTCAGCCTGACCGCGTTGCACTGGCTCACCGACCAGCCCGAGCGGTTGCCCGACCTGCCCGGCACCTGGTGGGTCACCGACGGCAAGGTGTTCATCACCGCGCAACCGGCCGACCGCCTCGTCTTCGAGGGCACCGGCATCGCGGGCGTGCAGATCATCACCCCCGCCGAAGGCGCGCCGGGACTCGAGGTGCGCCACGAACAGCGCGTGCTGGAGGTCATCCGGCGCACCGGGCGCTACGCGGTGCGGGTCCACGACCCCGCCGCACCGTCGCTGGCCGCATTCGCCGGGATTCCCGCGTACCAACCGGACCCGCGCTGGATCGTGCAAGGCCGCTTCGAGGCGTTCGCCGAGCCGCAGGACGTCGTCACCGCGGCGGTGGTCGACGGGCTCGAACATCACCACTCCGCCACGGGCACCATCGAATTCACCCTCGGCGCGGTCACCGAGCGCGTCGTCGCGTTCCAGGCCGGTGCCGGACTGCGCATTCTGTTCACCGACGCCACCAGCGGCGTCACCACCTACCCCGCGGCCAGGTCGCTGAGCATCGCGGCGCCGGACGCGGACGGCGCGGTGCTGCTCGACTTCAACCGGGCGGCCAACCTGCCCTGCGCCTTCACCGATTTCGCCACTTGCCCGGTGGCGCCTGCGCAGAACCGGCTGCGGGTGGCCATCGAGGCGGGCGAGCAGGATCCGCGGCCCGGAAGGGGGCGGGCGTGA
- a CDS encoding ABC transporter substrate-binding protein — translation MIRTRRRILALVGALAATSALAACGSDSSAPGGDAGPPRPGGTLRYGLSQAPTCSDPAQAGTNQTLYVARQIVDSLTDQDPQTGRIEPWLARSWEISPDAKVFTFHLADGVTFSDGTPLTADSVRNTFDSVQRLGAVKSPLGASYLTNYVGTTVVDRLTARVEFSRPNAQFLQASSTTQLGILADATTAKPAEQRCLGDNIGSGPFTYAGWRQDQSATLAKRIGYHWGSAVFAHRGEAYLDGIEFTVVPESGVRTGSLVSGQLDAISDALPQDVPQLEAAGARLLTTVNPGVPFGLQANVTRGPLRDPAVRKALLPAIDRKQLVDTVLGPQFNAASGPLASTTPGFQDFSARLAYDPAAAKGILDQAGWVPGGDGIRAKNGERLSFSVLFSQAFAGNQAILELVQQQLRQVGVELKLDLVSSPESTARQNAKDFDITYYNTTRADGDILRSVFGVEGRNLNARERIPALDDALDGQLGAVDAAARTALIRTAQEQVLEAGLWIPTIELSQAIGAAANTRDLKFEASARLQFFDTWLSGR, via the coding sequence GTGATCCGAACCCGTCGTCGAATTCTCGCGCTGGTCGGCGCGCTCGCCGCGACGAGCGCCTTGGCCGCCTGCGGCAGCGATTCGAGCGCGCCGGGCGGCGACGCGGGCCCGCCCCGGCCGGGCGGCACGCTGCGCTACGGGTTGTCCCAGGCGCCGACCTGCTCGGATCCGGCGCAGGCCGGCACCAACCAGACCCTCTATGTGGCACGGCAGATCGTCGATTCGCTCACCGACCAGGATCCGCAGACCGGTCGGATCGAACCCTGGCTGGCGCGCAGCTGGGAAATCAGTCCGGACGCAAAGGTGTTCACCTTCCACCTCGCCGACGGCGTCACGTTCAGCGACGGCACCCCGCTCACCGCGGACTCGGTGCGCAATACTTTCGACTCGGTGCAGCGGCTCGGCGCGGTGAAGTCGCCGCTCGGCGCCAGCTATCTCACCAACTACGTGGGCACCACCGTCGTCGACCGGCTGACGGCGCGCGTGGAGTTCAGTCGGCCCAATGCCCAGTTCTTGCAGGCCTCCTCGACCACGCAGCTGGGCATTCTCGCCGACGCGACGACCGCGAAGCCCGCCGAACAGCGCTGCCTCGGCGACAACATCGGCAGCGGACCGTTCACCTACGCGGGCTGGCGACAAGATCAGTCCGCGACGCTGGCCAAGCGCATCGGATACCACTGGGGATCGGCGGTGTTCGCGCACCGAGGCGAGGCCTACCTGGACGGGATCGAGTTCACGGTGGTGCCCGAATCCGGGGTTCGTACCGGCAGTCTCGTGTCCGGTCAGCTCGACGCGATCAGCGACGCGCTGCCGCAGGACGTGCCGCAGCTGGAAGCCGCGGGTGCGCGCCTGCTCACCACGGTCAACCCCGGCGTGCCGTTCGGCCTCCAGGCCAACGTGACCCGTGGCCCGCTGCGCGATCCCGCGGTGCGCAAGGCGCTGTTGCCTGCCATCGATCGGAAGCAGTTGGTGGACACCGTCCTCGGCCCGCAGTTCAACGCTGCTTCCGGTCCGCTGGCCAGCACCACACCCGGCTTCCAGGACTTCTCGGCGCGACTGGCCTACGACCCGGCCGCGGCGAAGGGCATTCTGGACCAAGCGGGCTGGGTACCGGGCGGTGACGGCATTCGCGCGAAGAACGGCGAGCGCCTGTCGTTCTCGGTGCTGTTCAGCCAGGCGTTCGCGGGTAACCAGGCCATTCTGGAACTGGTGCAGCAGCAGCTGCGGCAGGTGGGCGTGGAGTTGAAGCTGGACCTGGTGTCCTCTCCGGAGTCCACGGCGCGGCAGAACGCCAAGGACTTCGACATCACCTACTACAACACCACCCGCGCCGACGGCGACATCCTGCGCTCGGTGTTCGGCGTGGAGGGCCGCAACCTCAATGCGCGCGAACGCATTCCGGCGCTGGACGACGCGCTCGACGGTCAGCTCGGCGCGGTCGACGCCGCCGCGCGCACCGCCCTGATCCGCACCGCGCAGGAGCAGGTGCTCGAGGCCGGGCTGTGGATCCCGACCATCGAGCTCTCCCAGGCCATCGGCGCCGCGGCGAACACCAGGGACCTGAAGTTCGAGGCGTCGGCCCGGTTGCAGTTCTTCGACACCTGGCTGAGTGGGCGCTGA
- a CDS encoding GNAT family N-acetyltransferase, which produces MTRGLSTIRRAHWVAQDDPLAAPLLAELALEYSSRYGRTPGEVHTDLRGYPAAHFAPPEGGLLVVTQDGEPVAGGAFQQFDATTAELKRIWTAREHRRRGLGRFVLERLEAEIAARGYRRVYLTTGPRQPEAVGLYLAAGYLALYDPALPAEVVGPHPFEKFLDLGEWEATA; this is translated from the coding sequence ATGACACGGGGACTCTCGACGATCCGCCGGGCGCACTGGGTCGCCCAAGACGATCCGCTTGCCGCGCCGCTGCTCGCCGAGCTGGCGCTCGAGTACAGCAGCCGCTACGGCCGGACTCCCGGCGAGGTGCACACCGATCTGCGCGGCTATCCGGCCGCGCACTTCGCACCGCCGGAGGGCGGGTTGCTCGTGGTCACGCAGGACGGCGAGCCGGTGGCGGGCGGCGCTTTTCAGCAGTTCGACGCGACGACCGCCGAGCTGAAGCGGATCTGGACCGCGCGGGAGCACCGCAGGCGTGGTCTCGGCCGATTCGTGTTGGAGCGGTTGGAGGCCGAGATCGCCGCCCGGGGCTACCGGCGCGTCTATCTGACGACCGGACCGCGCCAGCCCGAGGCGGTCGGCCTGTACCTGGCGGCCGGGTACCTCGCCCTCTACGACCCCGCGCTGCCCGCGGAAGTGGTCGGCCCGCACCCGTTCGAAAAGTTTCTCGACCTCGGCGAATGGGAGGCGACGGCATGA
- a CDS encoding LLM class flavin-dependent oxidoreductase, whose amino-acid sequence MKFLLFTLVTRVPDPRTGVLPDTRQRLRSVVEQARLAEDLGYDGFAVGERHEDPFLSAAPPVILSHIAAITSRITLFTAVTTLSLLDPVRAFEDYSTLDNLSGGRLELIIGKGNGAAQAELFHVTTEDQWERNREGYELFRALWASDSVTWSGRFRPPLDRAKALPRPFQPRIRIWHGSATSRDSVELAARHGDPLFSANVTNPIEPYAELVRHYRERWEHYGHDPAEALVGAGTAGFHVARTSQQALTAYRPIFEARLALSRKLGLPIVFETLDDFVARSSALIGSPEQIVDKVGRQHERFGHEVIHLSAERDGRGVAEHRESLELFQAEVAPELRRRIPSRPLAASTAHSELIGVTS is encoded by the coding sequence ATGAAGTTCCTGTTGTTCACGCTGGTGACGCGGGTGCCCGATCCGCGGACCGGTGTGCTGCCCGACACCAGGCAGCGATTGCGGTCGGTGGTCGAACAGGCCAGGCTCGCCGAGGATCTCGGCTACGACGGATTCGCCGTCGGTGAGCGGCACGAGGATCCGTTCCTGTCCGCCGCACCGCCGGTGATCCTCTCCCACATCGCGGCCATCACCTCGCGCATCACGCTGTTCACGGCGGTGACGACGCTGAGCCTGCTCGACCCGGTGCGGGCCTTCGAGGACTACTCGACGCTGGACAACCTCTCCGGCGGGCGCCTCGAGCTGATCATCGGCAAGGGCAACGGCGCGGCGCAGGCCGAGCTGTTCCACGTCACCACCGAGGATCAGTGGGAGCGCAATCGCGAAGGCTACGAACTGTTCCGGGCGCTGTGGGCGAGCGACAGCGTCACCTGGTCGGGACGGTTCCGTCCGCCGCTGGATCGGGCCAAGGCGCTGCCGCGCCCGTTCCAGCCGCGGATCCGGATCTGGCACGGCAGCGCCACCAGCCGCGATTCGGTGGAACTCGCCGCGCGCCACGGTGACCCGCTGTTCTCGGCCAATGTCACCAATCCGATCGAGCCCTACGCCGAACTGGTGCGCCACTACCGGGAGCGGTGGGAGCACTACGGCCACGATCCGGCCGAGGCGCTGGTCGGCGCCGGTACGGCGGGCTTCCACGTGGCGCGCACCTCGCAGCAGGCGCTGACCGCATACCGGCCGATCTTCGAGGCGCGGCTGGCGCTGAGCCGAAAGCTCGGTCTACCCATCGTCTTCGAGACACTCGACGATTTCGTCGCGCGCAGTTCGGCGTTGATCGGCAGCCCGGAACAGATCGTGGACAAGGTCGGCCGCCAGCACGAACGGTTCGGCCACGAGGTCATTCACCTGTCCGCCGAGCGCGACGGTCGCGGCGTTGCCGAACACCGCGAAAGTCTCGAACTCTTCCAAGCCGAGGTGGCGCCGGAACTGCGCCGCCGAATTCCCAGCAGGCCGTTGGCGGCAAGCACCGCACACAGCGAACTCATTGGAGTGACATCGTGA
- a CDS encoding ABC transporter permease: MARYVALRVLQAIWVLWAAFSISFVVLYLLPADPVSIAADGGGAGTPVDKAAIAELQARYGLDRPLWDQYTTALGNAIRGDLGLSISTGRPVTEAVAEAVPATLGLASLALLFATLGGVTLAFAATYTRKPWLRNLLAALPPLGVAVPTFWTGLLLLQVFSFHWRLAPAFGGQGLRGTVLPALTLAIPIGAVIAQVLAAGLESTWRQPFTEVALAKGASRWWVQRKHVARPASLPAFTIAGVLVGNLLAGSVVVETVFARAGVGRLTQTSVLAQDIPVVQGIVLLTSLVFVAVNLAVDLLYPLLDPRIAARGGRSGEATEAEDIAEEVLVRV; the protein is encoded by the coding sequence ATGGCCCGCTATGTGGCGCTGCGCGTCCTGCAGGCGATCTGGGTGCTCTGGGCGGCGTTCAGCATCTCGTTCGTCGTGCTCTACCTGCTGCCCGCCGACCCGGTCTCCATCGCGGCCGACGGCGGCGGCGCGGGAACGCCGGTCGACAAGGCCGCGATCGCGGAGCTGCAAGCCCGTTACGGATTGGATCGTCCGCTGTGGGACCAGTACACGACAGCGCTCGGCAACGCGATCCGCGGTGATCTCGGACTGTCCATCTCGACCGGTCGCCCGGTCACCGAGGCCGTCGCGGAGGCCGTGCCCGCGACGCTCGGATTGGCCTCGCTCGCCCTGCTTTTCGCGACCCTCGGCGGAGTGACGCTGGCCTTCGCCGCCACCTACACGCGCAAGCCCTGGCTCCGGAACCTACTCGCCGCTCTGCCGCCGCTCGGTGTCGCGGTGCCGACGTTCTGGACGGGACTGCTACTGCTCCAGGTGTTCTCGTTCCACTGGCGCCTCGCCCCCGCATTCGGCGGGCAGGGCCTGCGTGGCACGGTACTGCCCGCCTTGACGCTGGCCATCCCGATCGGCGCGGTGATCGCACAGGTGCTCGCGGCCGGACTGGAATCCACCTGGCGGCAGCCGTTCACCGAAGTGGCGCTGGCCAAGGGCGCGTCGCGCTGGTGGGTGCAGCGCAAGCACGTGGCACGGCCCGCCAGCTTGCCCGCGTTCACCATCGCCGGTGTGCTGGTGGGCAATCTGCTCGCCGGGTCGGTGGTGGTGGAGACGGTGTTCGCGCGCGCGGGCGTCGGCAGGCTGACCCAGACCTCCGTGCTGGCCCAGGACATTCCGGTGGTGCAGGGCATCGTGCTGCTCACCTCGCTGGTGTTCGTCGCGGTGAATCTGGCGGTCGATCTGCTGTATCCGCTGCTCGACCCGCGGATCGCGGCGCGCGGCGGGCGTTCCGGCGAGGCGACGGAGGCCGAGGACATCGCGGAGGAGGTGCTCGTCCGTGTCTGA